Proteins encoded together in one Ipomoea triloba cultivar NCNSP0323 chromosome 4, ASM357664v1 window:
- the LOC116015137 gene encoding CASP-like protein 1F1 → MESFGSKGEQKQPPLKAIKRFSAIQVVLRLAVTALTLAAAWTVLTSKQTVSVFGIQMDARYSYSPAFKFLAVANIIGFGFSLLSVLVVFILDKMADNPKHYFYMFLHDLIVMALLLSGCASATAIGYVGKFGESQSGWMPVCDNVSKFCHKITVGLTLSYIAVIFYLILTVLSANQSRKSMFQN, encoded by the exons ATGGAGAGTTTTGGAAGCAAGGGTGAGCAGAAGCAGCCACCATTAAAGGCCATCAAACGCTTCTCTGCAATCCAAGTGGTTTTGCGCCTCGCCGTCACCGCCCTCACCTTGGCCGCTGCCTGGACCGTTCTCACAAGCAAGCAAACCGTTTCCGTTTTCGGAATCCAAATGGACGCCCGTTACAGTTATTCTCCCGCCTTCAA GTTTTTGGCGGTCGCCAATATCATAGGATTTGGATTCTCTCTTCTGTCTGTGCTTGTTGTTTTCATCCTCGACAAGATGGCTGATAACCCAAAGCACTATTTCTACATGTTCCTGCATGATTTG ATTGTGATGGCGTTGCTTCTTTCTGGATGTGCATCCGCAACAGCCATAGGATATGTTGGGAAGTTTGGAGAATCACAGTCTGGTTGGATGCCTGTATGCGACAACGTTAGCAAGTTCTGCCACAAAATTACAGTTGGTCTAACGTTGTCATATATTGCCGTCATCTTCTACCTCATCCTCACCGTCCTTTCTGCAAACCAATCCAGAAAATCCATGTTTCAGAACTAG